A stretch of Aureispira sp. CCB-E DNA encodes these proteins:
- a CDS encoding MGMT family protein → MEFDKEQFIKDIYAITRLIPKGRVTSYGAIATALEQKRRVRMVGWAMHGCPEDVPAHRVLNRNGVLTGRTAFGGNLMAELLQAEGIVVKDNKVVDFKTLFWDPLKDMDC, encoded by the coding sequence ATGGAATTTGATAAAGAACAATTTATAAAAGATATTTATGCCATTACTCGACTAATTCCTAAAGGTAGAGTAACGAGTTATGGTGCTATTGCAACAGCCTTGGAGCAAAAACGCCGTGTTCGAATGGTGGGGTGGGCAATGCATGGATGTCCAGAGGATGTACCAGCGCATCGAGTCTTGAATCGAAACGGTGTTTTGACTGGTCGTACTGCTTTTGGAGGAAATTTGATGGCAGAATTGCTCCAAGCAGAAGGTATTGTTGTGAAAGATAATAAGGTGGTTGATTTTAAAACGCTCTTTTGGGACCCTCTAAAAGATATGGATTGTTGA